The following nucleotide sequence is from Acetivibrio cellulolyticus CD2.
GATACTTCTGATACAAAAAATGATAAGTTCACCCATTAAGTAATTGACTCTATTCGTACCTCTTTAATCAATTTATACACTTCTTCTCTTTTTACTACTCCAATTTCTGCATATTGCGCGTTATTGGCTCCGCAAGCAGAACCAAGCCTTAATGCTTCTTCCATTCCAAGACCTTGTGATAATGCTGTTGCAATACCTGCAACCATTGAATCACCGCATCCTATGGTATTTGCGACTTCAACATGGGGCACATAAGCCCTGAAAGATCCATCCTTTGAAACCAATATGGCACCCTTTTCCCCCAATGAAGCCAGAACAATTTCTACACCTTCTCTTTGAATATCCCTGCAAGCCTCCAATATATCCGACATATCCTTCAACTCTCTATTTACAAGGCTGCCAAGTTCCCTTAAGTTAGGTTTTATCATATAAGGTTTCGCCTCAATACCATGCTTCAGAACTTCCCCGCTAGAATCCAATATAACTTTTATATCATGCTTTTTTGCTTTAAGAATAAGTGTCTTGTATATATCGTTGCCAACGCCTGCCGGAAGTCCTCCAGAACAGACCACAACCTTTGTATTCTGAAGAGCTTTATCATAAACTGAAATTAATTCTTGCAAAGCTCCATCCGTCACTAATGGCCCTGTTTCCAGCACTTCAGTCTCTGTTCCGTTTACTTTGTCAATTATGTTATTATTTGTCCTGGATTCTCCATCAACTTCAATAAAATCCGTCACAGCGCCAAGTTTTTTCAACTGTTGAACCAGCCATTCCCCTGTATGACCACCTTTAAATCCAATGGATAGCACATCTCCGCCTAATGCAGTAATAACGCGTGAAACGTTTATACCCTTGCCGCCTGCCGATCTTATTGTCTCCTTTACCCGGAACATACTGCCAGCCTGAAAATTATCTACAAAGTAAATCTTATCTACAGCGGGATTTAAAACTACTGTTGTAATCATCGCACTCTCCTGTTACATTCCATACTTTCCTTAGATTATAGCATATTGTATTATTTGAAGGGTAATCTTTTTACCGCCTTTAACTACAACTTTAATTAATTACAACTTGACTATAGATGAAAAACTCTAAAACTAAATTTAAAGGATGTTTTTCATCTAACGTAGATAACGTTTAAGTGCCATATAAATTTAACTTTATTGTTCGTTATCTATATTCTCTAAAAATGGATTCTTTCTAACAGCTAATGCGAATAGGTAAGGGTATTCTGCTTTTAAATGTTTCATATAGTAAACCCACTCAGTAATTACAAGCTTAAGTGCCCGTTTAATATCATTAGACAAGTGCTCCATATCATTACCTGGAAGCCCGTATAGACTTTCCCTGCTGTCAAGCTCATCCAAGACATGAAATACAGCCCAAAGCATATCCGTAAACGCATCATGTTCCAACAAATTTGGATTTTCAAACATACCAAGTATGTAACTTTTATGCGTATGCATAAATTCTTTCAAAACAGTCAAATCCATAATACGGCTATCCACGTCAAATTCAAAACTCTCAACGATTTTTAGAGTTCTGTCAAAATCTTCACCGATACAATCACTTTTGATACATATTTTTGCTTTTAAGTCATGAAAATTAAGGTTATATTGTGCTAATAATTTTATTAGAGGAGTTCCTATTTCATTAAAAAATGCACTTATCACAATGTTTATTTTTCTTAGCTTTTCCTGTTTTTCACGCTTGCTTATTATTTGGTCCAGTACTACTGAAACTAAGAACACATTGATCGGAACAAATGCGATATCCTGAAAAAAATAAA
It contains:
- the pfkB gene encoding 1-phosphofructokinase; protein product: MITTVVLNPAVDKIYFVDNFQAGSMFRVKETIRSAGGKGINVSRVITALGGDVLSIGFKGGHTGEWLVQQLKKLGAVTDFIEVDGESRTNNNIIDKVNGTETEVLETGPLVTDGALQELISVYDKALQNTKVVVCSGGLPAGVGNDIYKTLILKAKKHDIKVILDSSGEVLKHGIEAKPYMIKPNLRELGSLVNRELKDMSDILEACRDIQREGVEIVLASLGEKGAILVSKDGSFRAYVPHVEVANTIGCGDSMVAGIATALSQGLGMEEALRLGSACGANNAQYAEIGVVKREEVYKLIKEVRIESIT